The bacterium genome segment AGATACGTTTGTGCCAGTTCGTGCTTGCGGGTGCCACGTTCGGGATAGAGAATCTGAACCTGATTCGCTTTCGCAAAGGCTCGGGTGCGTCGCCCAAACCGGCAGGCAAAGCGCATGAGTTGGTTTTTATCCAAGGGTTGATTGGGATGTAGTCGCCGAAACCAGGTTAACAAGCCGCCGCAAGTATGAAGCATGGTGAAATAAGCACCGATCACAATACGATCAAAAGAGCAATAGACGCCGTCCAAAAGATCTCGATATTCTTTCACGAAATGATCCATGTGGCACCTGCGCGTGTTTGATTCAGAACCATGATCACAGGCACAACATGTCAAGAAAAATACAAACAGGCAATCGGCAAAGAGAGGCAACGGATCATTTTGCCCCTAATCATCTTGCCATTCGTGCTTTTATCGGCAATACTTGTCTGGGCATGGCGTATGAAAATGTCCAAAACATCCGTTGGGTTGTCTCTATCCGTTGGCCAAAATCGCAGCCGCCGCGAAGCGGCTTCAGTTGGCGGCTGCGCCGCCAACCTGGCGTAGGTCATTAGATATCAACGATACCTATACTGTAAAGATATGTGGCAATGAAAAATTGGGAACCGTTCATTACAGTTCGTGCCGTACAGCCAGTCATTGCTGCTCTCGAAACGCTTGGCTACAAAGTTGACGATCTTCTCAAGGAAACAAGAGTTTCACGCTCGGTGCTTCAGGATGCCGATGGACAGGTACCGCACAGTGCCATGATGAAATTATGGGATCACGCCTGCGTTGTCAGCGGCGATGACGATCTTGGCATTCACCTTGCCGAAGCAGCGCCTATCCGGTCGTTCGAAGTTCATTCGTATGCGCTACTCTCCAGTCCCACGCTGCGTGACGCCTTTCGCCGTGCCTGCGGCTACCAACGCCTGATTCACGAGGCCACTAACCTGACGTTCGAAGAAGGCCACATCGAAGGCGTACTGCAACATGCCTTGCCCGGCGGACGCCCAGTGCCGCGCCATCCCGCCGAGTTTCTTGCAACCTTGTGGATTCGGTTCGGACGCCTGGTCACCGGCAATGACTGGGCGCCACGCCTCGTCTGCTTTGCTCACGAGACGCCAAAGAACACCGGCGAACATACGCGTGTGTTTCGCGCACCGTTGCGGTTTTCAAGCGGGCGCACGGCAATGCACGTCCCCAACGAGATTCTGGACACGCCCAACCCGCGTGCAGACGAGAATTTGCTGGACCTACTCGACCGCTACGCTGACGGACTTCTCAAGAAACTCCCGCGACAAGCGAGCCTTGCCGAGCGGGTGCGCGTGTGGCTTAGCGAGCAACTCAGCGGCGGTACGCCATCGGTTGCCTCGGCGGCGCGGGCACTTCACATGAGTGCGCGAACTTTGCATCGCGGCCTGCAGAATGAAGGAACAAGCTTTCGGGAGCTTCTTGATCAACTGCGACACGAACTTGCGGTAGCTCTGCTGGCCGACCAACGTTGCAGCGTTGCCGAAGCCGGCTTCCTTCTTGGCTTTGCCGAGCTCAGCTCGTTTTCGAGGGCATTCAAGCGCTGGACAGGGAAAGCGCCTGCGGAGTTTCGGGCAGAAGCGCTTGTTTCTTCAACCCGTAATACAATCCACGATGGCCACGAATAAATACAGTCCTGGCAGAAATCGACAAGAGATTTGGCATAAGGGGACAAATCCCTGAGAATATTTTGGCGTATCTTCCTTACGAACGTGCGGCGAGCTTTAATTCCCCCTAAATCAAAGACCACCGCTCGTCCGAATCAGCTAAGAAGTTAAGAAGTAAGGAGGATCGTCATGATCGATCAATGGATTAGCCAAAACGCCAATGATCTTCAGGTGGCGTTGTTTTTCACATTGTTCTTTCTCTTCAGTCTGGCCGAGGTTTTTGAGCCAAAGCGTCCTGGACCCATGCATAGAAAAGAGCGCTGGCTCACCAACCTTCTCATGACAGCGCTCAACATAACCGTCATGGGGTTGCTGCCGGTCACATTTTTCGGAATGGCGGTTTGGGCTGACAAGCAAGGCTACGGGCTGTTCAATTACTTCACGCTGCCTGTTGGCGTACTGGTAATCGGTACTTTACTTGCCCGCGGCTTCATCTCATTCTTTACGCATTATTTGATGCACAGAGTGCCGCTGTTCTGGCGTTTGCATCGGGTGCATCATCTTGACACCGAAATGGACGTCTCGACAACCGTGCGGTTTCACCCCTTTGAGTTTCTGGCGGCTCTGCTCCCCGGCGTTCCGCTGGTGGTCGCATTTGGCCTGTCGCCATGGGTACTGCTGCTTTATGAAGTTTTTGATGCCGTCGTTACCTTGTTTTCTCATGCGAACATTCGATTGCCTGGTTCCATTGAACGTGTGCTGCGCTATATCATCGTCACGCCAGACCTGCACCGAGTCCACCACTCCTCATGGCAACCGGAAACGGATAGCAATTTCAGTGCTGTCTTTCCCATTTGGGATATCGTCTTCGGTACGTTCCGCACCGAAACCCGCGCGCCACAGGAAAGCATGGAATTGGGACTCGAAGCGGTACGCGACAAACGTGCAAATCGACTCTGGTGGTTACTTAGCTCTCCATTCTTTGGACAACTGAACTCGAACACTGAGGAATCTATGTCAAGTCATCAGGATGACGGGCTGCGGAAAGGAGCGCAACGATGGAAATGACACGATTGGAAAAGCGTTTAGTGAATCGGGAAGGTAAGGCACGAGTTAATATCGAATTGCTCCGGCAACGTCTTGACAGCCTTGATTCCGACACAATCCAAAACGTTCTCGATCTCGGTTGTGGGGTCGGATATGTTTCAGCCTATCTTTCCAGGGAATACAAGATGAATGTCATTGGAACTGATTTCGATCCTGACCAAATTGAAAGCGCTCGACGCCTTCATGGTGAGAGCGAGTTGCTGCATTATCTAACTCAGGATGCATCACATCTCAAATTTGAGCAAAGCAGTTTTGATCTCGTGATTTCTCAACACGTCTTCCATCATATTGCAGCATGGAAACAGGTTGTCCGGGAGATAGCCACAGTGCTTCGAGATGGCGGATACCTGATCTGGCTTGACCTTGCCTTACCTGGACCCGTCAAGAGTCTTTTGCGGCCATGGCGCAAGATTTATGGGCTCTACACGCTCGGAGAAATTCGAACTGAAATGCAGAATTGTGGTTTGAATCAGTTGTTCTACGAGAAGCTTTTTCGCTGGCTATTCGTGCATCACCATTTGGTGCTGCAAAAGGCAAAATAAAAGTTCGCCGTTGCCGGCAAGGGCTGTGCGATGATTTCAAAGCCGTGCTGGTATCGGCGTGTGCTTATATCGCGAAGTTAGCGCATGAGCCCTTTCGGCAACTGGAACTTACGCGCCAAAAAGTCAATGACTCCTCATGCAAACAGGATAAAAACATTTTTGATGTTTATTATACAAAGAAGAACGTATGAGAAGAACTGATATTGCGTTAAAATTTCTAAGCGTTTCTTACGAAAATTGGGATGCAGAGGATTTAAGAGATTTGCTATCCAGTGACCTGGAATTCATCGGTCCCTTCTATAGCTGTCGGGGGGCACCCAAAAGCGGCCACTGATGGGCACTTCAAAACCGGCCATTGTCAGAGCGAATTTGGATAACGAATTTTATTTTCCTCGCTCATCAAGGAGGAAGACTCATGAGTCATGTTCTGAAAATGACAAACCAACTGATCATCAAGAAATTGCTGGAGCTTGGGTGGTCGTACCGTCGCATCGAAATCGAAACCGGCATTCGGCGTGAAACCATCTCCAAGTACGATCCCCGGCATCCCCGGTATCAACCTTCTGCGGTGGACGGGAACACACTGCCCGCCGACCCCATTCAAAACCGGCCAAACTGCCCACCGACTCCCAGTAACCCCGAAGACCCACTTCTTGAGCTTGCGGCCGCGAGTCCCCTCGCCCTGCCAAGCCCTCGTTCTCACAGCGGGGCTGCGCCTTTCAACGACTTCATTCGACAAAAGCTGAGCGTGGGTCTGACGGCGCAGCGCATCTATCAAGACTTGGTCAGTGACCATGGCTTCACGCACGGCTATGACTGTGTGAAGCGCTATGTCCGCCAACTCAAGCGCAAGCAGCCGAAAGTGGGCTCTTTGCTTTTGGAAGAAGTCATTTATTCCCCCACCCAACCTGACCCTGTCACAATAGCTCAAGACGAATTTGCGCGATTCACATGTGCTTGCCTAGCGCCAAATCGCTGTTGATGCTTTTGCCAGTTCCAGCATGGACTTGAGCTGCTCCGGCTTGTTGAAGGCTTTGGTCGTGGTCGTCGGCTCGCCGCCGAGATCAATGATGACATCAGTGCGAAACGCGGCGTGCCCAAGCTCATCCTGGGCTTCGTGTTGAAAGAGTTCGCGCAGCACGGCCCCGAGCAGACCAAACGATTTTCCGGCTTGATACGTGTACCGGATGATCGTCCCCCATTCGGCGGCCAGATCTTCGTTGAGCGCGCTTGCCAAATTCCGCTAGGACAGGACTATCTCCCTTTTCCGTTGGACGCTTTTGAGCGCCTCGCATTCCTTCCCTATTCCACTTCAGCAGACTGATTTGCGCGACCCGCGCAATACACGAAAGACGTCCAAGAGCATTTCACGATCTTCGCGTGTCTCCCGGGCAAGATTCAACTGTGCCGAAGCAGAGCTAACCCTCCCGCAAAAAAGCGATGATCGTCTCTCCGGCGCGCACTTTTTGTTGCATGCTCACGCTTATTTCCGCAGGCAAGGGCAGAAGAACCTCCAGCCGTGATCCGAATTTGATAATACCAAATCGCTCTCCTTGCTGCACTTCCTGCCCCTCGCGTAGAGAGCAGACCACCCGCCGCGCGAGGATTCCGGCAATTTGCTTGACCAGCACTCTTCCCAAAGCCGCCGCAATGCCGATGAGGGCTTGCTCGTTTTCCAAGGAGGCCGCGGGCAACGAGGCCACGCGAAAACGGCCGCGCTGGTACCGCCAGTATTTGACCATGCCAGTCACCGGCGCGCGATTGACGTGAACATTCCACACCGACATGAAAATGCTCACCCGCCGCGCCCGGCCGTGCAGGAACTCGTCTTCATCAACTTCGTCAATGCCGATCACTCTGCCGTCGGCAGGAGAGACAATCGCTGCGGCGCTGACTGGCGTTCGGCGTTCGGGATCACGAAAGAAGAAAACGCACAGCGCGGTGAATAGCCAAAGCCCAACACTCAAACTCCAACCAAGCCCCCCACTTTCCAGCTTCAACGAAGCGAGGGTAAAGACGAGGGCCGTAAGCGTCATCAGCAGGACGATCCTGTATCCCTCACGATGTATGAAGGTTTTCATGGGAGATGCCCGGTTAATGTATTGTTCTCTTCCTCACGGCCAGTTACTGCCATAATTCCGGCGACGGTTAGGGCAGATTCTTCCGCTGTTGCGCCGCTGATCAATGCAACTTCTCGGTTCGGTCTTTCAGCTCACCGGCCAGATACAGGTTGAGCGCCCGCTCCACTTCGGTTTCGTCGGTGACGATCATTTCGATCCCCCGGCGCCGCAAATCTTCCCAAGCGCGGCGCCCCATGCCATGACTAATCACAGTCAGGCAATCCTGCAGCCCCTCAGCTACGGTTTGGTGGGCATGCTCGTCTCCCTTGCTGTGATCATGGTGTCCCTCTCCATGAGCTCCGCCGCCGCGAAAATGCCCGGTGAACGTATTTCGGCGCATTTCTTTGTTGATGACTTTGCCGTCTGCAATTTCGTAAATGGCAAAAAAGGGGCTGCGCCCAAAATGCGCAGAGATTGTCTTGCCATCTTCGGTGGCTACTGCAATCTTCATGTTGATCATCCTTTCTTGAGGGCGTGCGGGGTCGCGTCAACACGCGCAGCGCGGACTCGAAATTCTGCATGCCCTTGTTGTCATGATTCTTCCTGCTTCTGCAGTTCTTTCAACTGTCTGCGCAGAAGGATTTTCTCAGTTGCCGAGGCGTAGTCGATGATGAGCACACCGTTGAGGTGGTCGATCTCGTGTTGGATGACGCGGGCCATCAAGTCGCTCAGCTCGTGTTGCACTTCTTTCCCTTCAGGGTCGAGGCCGCGCACAAAAATCGATTGGCTGCGAGCGATATTCACTTGAATCTCCGGCAAACTCAGGCAGCCTTCTTCCAGCCGGCCTTCTCCCGTTTTTTGCAGAATTTCCGGATTGGCCAGGGTGAGCAAGCCTGCACCGACATCGGCGATGATGATGCGTTGCAGCATGCCCACCTGCGGCGCGGCCAGGCCGATGCCGTTGTACCTGTACATGATTTCCGCCATGCCGGCCATCAAATCCCGCACCGCGCCATTGACGTCATCAAGCGGCAGGGATTTTTTTCGCAGAACTGCATCAGGATAGAGCCTGAGCCGGTACACGGACTTCACTCTCTCGCTGATCACGTCTCGTACCTCCACCACAGCGCATTGCAAGAAAATTTCCCTGCTCTCAGCTTCGACTGGCTGAGCAGATGCTTTGCTTCCTCCAATGTCAAGGCCGCTCCAACTTCTTTCTCGATGAAACCCAGTGCAGAGCGCCGCAAATCGGCAATGAAAAGAAAACCACCTGGCATGAGCACTCTTTCGATCTCATTGAGCATTTGAACAGGATCTTCGACGATATGAACCATGTTGATGTTCAGAACGGCGTCGAAAGAATGATTTGCGTATGGTATTTTTTCCACGTCGCCCATTTCAAATTTTGTGCGCCGTTCCACTTTGGCCGCTTGCGCGTTCCGATTTGCCAAACGCAACAGCGGCTCGGACAAATCGATCCCAACGATCTCGCTGTCCGGAAAACGCTGCGCCAGCACCAGAGCCGTTCCGCCAGAGCCGCAGCCGGCGTCAAGAATCCTGCCGGTTCGAAATCCGCGCGAAGAAAGTCTTTTGGCGCACTCGTGACCGAACCGCGCAGCCATTTTTTGGTGCCGCCGCGCGTAGCTGCCGGCAAATTCTTCATCACGAAATACTCTTTCGTGCGTCAAGGGGGCTCTGTTCATTCAACTTATTCTCCTACTCCTACTCCTACTCCTACTCACACTCCTACTCGCTTTGGAAATCATAAACGGCGAGTAGGAGTAGGAGTATGAGTAAGAGCAGGAGAATGAGTACGCAAGTGACCCTATCTGAGCACCGTCATCTTCCGCACTTGCGTAAAGGCCGGCGTGATGAGCTGATAGAAATAGACTCCGCTGGTCAGTTCCTCCGTTCCAACCGAAAAGCGGTAGACGCCAGCGTCCAGCCTTTCATTCGACAACAGAGCCTTCACTTCACTTCCCAGGAGGTTGTAGATCTTCAACGTGACGACCGTCGGGCTGGGCAAATGAAATTCAATCGTCGTCGCCGGATTGAAGGGATTAGGAAAATTTTGCATTAACCTGAAATCATTGGGAAGCGGATTCTGCTTCTCCTCCACGCCCACTGCCAAGCGCAGCTTGTTCAACTGTTCAGCAGTCAAGGGCCGGGCATACAGCATTTGCTGGCCATCCGCTGTTGATTTCAGAAAAACCCATTTTGTCGGGTCCGTCGTTGCGACCTTGGGATCGCCGGTATAATCGAGAAAATCAATCTGCAGCGCTTGTTGCCAGTCTGAGGTAATCGGAATAACTCCTGTGGGGCTAATGATCTTCTTCTGGGTGGTGTCCCACTTTGTCACCGTGATTTTTCCGGTTTGATCGTACTCTTGTATTGCAGCGTTGTTGTGACACTCGGCACAGGCACGCCCTTCCCTCATGACAGTATGCGGTGTGAACGGAGCAATCGCCAGAAACGTTTTACCATCATAAGATGCGGTCTGAAAGCTTGCCGGGTAAACTTTGCCGGTTCCCTCGCGATTCACCAGAAAAATAAAATCACGCTGCGGACCATAATGGCGCCGGATGCCGCCCTCGACATAACTTTCAATATGGCAGTTGTAGCAGGAAACCACTGACTTGACGTGGCACGCGGTGCATTGCACTTTCGCGAGATGCAAGGTGTGCGAAGTATTGCTCGGCAAACTGGCATGGCACTTTTCACACGTCACTTCTGTGGCGCCAGGCTCAAGCATCGAAGCATAGGCGGTTCCGTCGCCGTGCATTTCCTTCTTGGTATGGCAAGTGGTGCACTGAAACCCCTTCTGTACATGCACATCCTGATAACCGAGATTTCTTTCCGTGCCTTGGCGACTGTGGCACTTGAGACAGATTTGGTCGGCGACCGCCGTGCCCTGAACAAAATTGTGGCAATCGTTGCAACCAGGTTGATACGTGGCGGGATCGACGGCACTGCCGTTGGCATAAGTTCCGGGGTGGCATCTGTGGCATCCGAGTTGTGACATGGGAATGCCGGTCAGCAGCTCCATCCCGCCGTTGACGCTGCCATACCAGGTAAACTTGCCCTGCCGCGTGCCGTGCAAGCTCGTGGCGAAATTGCCGGGATCCTGTGCGCCAAGCAAGGACGGCAAAATCACCAGGGCAACAACACTGAGAAAAGGCGTAACTCTTCTCATACTTCCACCTCCTTGAAATGTGGTTCACATCGACATCCGATTATTGCGCCGCTCAGGTAACTTCCTGAGGTAAAACCTCACCTTCTCATATTCCGTCACGCACAGCAATCCGCGCGCAAGCAACTCTTGAACGAGGGACGCATCCACCTGGGCGCGCGCCAAGAATTCTCTCACGGCTTCCTCACGCATGGGATGCACGGCGGTGATGCTCAATAAATCCTCGGCAACATTGCCGGTTGCAGCAAACGCATTTCCCTCCGCACCGATTAAATATTCCACGCTTTTGACTTTTTTGTCGAAAACCTGATAGAACACATTGATGATTTCTTCATCGGGCGGCCGCACCCATTTTTCCGCCGGCGGTCGGATTGGAATCGAAAGATAGGCCTTGTCGGGTTTGAGTTGAGCCAGGAAATCGGCTATTTGCTCGGCGTGCTTGGGGCTGTCATTGAGGCCTTTGACCAGCATGGTTTCGGTGGTAAGCTCACCCTTGTAAATTCTCGCAAACTTTATCATTCCCTCCAAGATTGAAGACAATTGCAAAGAACGATGGGGCCGGTTGACCTGGCGCCAAACTTCTTCATTGACGGCATCCACTTTCAAAGAAACCCAATCCGCTTTCATCAAATCATTTCTAACCTCGTCCTGCCAGATCAGGGAGGCGTTGGTGATCACGGCAATTTTGAACCCGAACGCCTTGAGCAAATCGATTTCACGACCAAGATTGATGTCCAGTGCCGGCTCGCCGTCCGGCACGAACGTCAGGTAATCGATGAACTCTCCGGCTTTTCGGACCTCGGCTATTTTCTTCTTGACCTCGTCCAGTAATCCCTCCGGCCGATAAAATGCCTGTCGCGCAACCTGCATCTTCAAGGTGCAGCCCACCTGGCAATACACGCAAGAATAGCTGCAGATCTTGGGAGGAATATTGTTGATTCCC includes the following:
- a CDS encoding AraC family transcriptional regulator, with amino-acid sequence MKNWEPFITVRAVQPVIAALETLGYKVDDLLKETRVSRSVLQDADGQVPHSAMMKLWDHACVVSGDDDLGIHLAEAAPIRSFEVHSYALLSSPTLRDAFRRACGYQRLIHEATNLTFEEGHIEGVLQHALPGGRPVPRHPAEFLATLWIRFGRLVTGNDWAPRLVCFAHETPKNTGEHTRVFRAPLRFSSGRTAMHVPNEILDTPNPRADENLLDLLDRYADGLLKKLPRQASLAERVRVWLSEQLSGGTPSVASAARALHMSARTLHRGLQNEGTSFRELLDQLRHELAVALLADQRCSVAEAGFLLGFAELSSFSRAFKRWTGKAPAEFRAEALVSSTRNTIHDGHE
- a CDS encoding class I SAM-dependent methyltransferase yields the protein MNRAPLTHERVFRDEEFAGSYARRHQKMAARFGHECAKRLSSRGFRTGRILDAGCGSGGTALVLAQRFPDSEIVGIDLSEPLLRLANRNAQAAKVERRTKFEMGDVEKIPYANHSFDAVLNINMVHIVEDPVQMLNEIERVLMPGGFLFIADLRRSALGFIEKEVGAALTLEEAKHLLSQSKLRAGKFSCNALWWRYET
- a CDS encoding NifB/NifX family molybdenum-iron cluster-binding protein, producing the protein MKIAVATEDGKTISAHFGRSPFFAIYEIADGKVINKEMRRNTFTGHFRGGGAHGEGHHDHSKGDEHAHQTVAEGLQDCLTVISHGMGRRAWEDLRRRGIEMIVTDETEVERALNLYLAGELKDRTEKLH
- a CDS encoding class I SAM-dependent methyltransferase; translated protein: MEMTRLEKRLVNREGKARVNIELLRQRLDSLDSDTIQNVLDLGCGVGYVSAYLSREYKMNVIGTDFDPDQIESARRLHGESELLHYLTQDASHLKFEQSSFDLVISQHVFHHIAAWKQVVREIATVLRDGGYLIWLDLALPGPVKSLLRPWRKIYGLYTLGEIRTEMQNCGLNQLFYEKLFRWLFVHHHLVLQKAK
- a CDS encoding radical SAM protein; translation: MLAFGPIPSRRLGRSLGINNIPPKICSYSCVYCQVGCTLKMQVARQAFYRPEGLLDEVKKKIAEVRKAGEFIDYLTFVPDGEPALDINLGREIDLLKAFGFKIAVITNASLIWQDEVRNDLMKADWVSLKVDAVNEEVWRQVNRPHRSLQLSSILEGMIKFARIYKGELTTETMLVKGLNDSPKHAEQIADFLAQLKPDKAYLSIPIRPPAEKWVRPPDEEIINVFYQVFDKKVKSVEYLIGAEGNAFAATGNVAEDLLSITAVHPMREEAVREFLARAQVDASLVQELLARGLLCVTEYEKVRFYLRKLPERRNNRMSM
- a CDS encoding T9SS type A sorting domain-containing protein, coding for MHGTRQGKFTWYGSVNGGMELLTGIPMSQLGCHRCHPGTYANGSAVDPATYQPGCNDCHNFVQGTAVADQICLKCHSRQGTERNLGYQDVHVQKGFQCTTCHTKKEMHGDGTAYASMLEPGATEVTCEKCHASLPSNTSHTLHLAKVQCTACHVKSVVSCYNCHIESYVEGGIRRHYGPQRDFIFLVNREGTGKVYPASFQTASYDGKTFLAIAPFTPHTVMREGRACAECHNNAAIQEYDQTGKITVTKWDTTQKKIISPTGVIPITSDWQQALQIDFLDYTGDPKVATTDPTKWVFLKSTADGQQMLYARPLTAEQLNKLRLAVGVEEKQNPLPNDFRLMQNFPNPFNPATTIEFHLPSPTVVTLKIYNLLGSEVKALLSNERLDAGVYRFSVGTEELTSGVYFYQLITPAFTQVRKMTVLR
- a CDS encoding phosphatidylserine decarboxylase family protein; translated protein: MKTFIHREGYRIVLLMTLTALVFTLASLKLESGGLGWSLSVGLWLFTALCVFFFRDPERRTPVSAAAIVSPADGRVIGIDEVDEDEFLHGRARRVSIFMSVWNVHVNRAPVTGMVKYWRYQRGRFRVASLPAASLENEQALIGIAAALGRVLVKQIAGILARRVVCSLREGQEVQQGERFGIIKFGSRLEVLLPLPAEISVSMQQKVRAGETIIAFLREG
- the def gene encoding peptide deformylase, with product MISERVKSVYRLRLYPDAVLRKKSLPLDDVNGAVRDLMAGMAEIMYRYNGIGLAAPQVGMLQRIIIADVGAGLLTLANPEILQKTGEGRLEEGCLSLPEIQVNIARSQSIFVRGLDPEGKEVQHELSDLMARVIQHEIDHLNGVLIIDYASATEKILLRRQLKELQKQEES
- a CDS encoding sterol desaturase family protein, coding for MIDQWISQNANDLQVALFFTLFFLFSLAEVFEPKRPGPMHRKERWLTNLLMTALNITVMGLLPVTFFGMAVWADKQGYGLFNYFTLPVGVLVIGTLLARGFISFFTHYLMHRVPLFWRLHRVHHLDTEMDVSTTVRFHPFEFLAALLPGVPLVVAFGLSPWVLLLYEVFDAVVTLFSHANIRLPGSIERVLRYIIVTPDLHRVHHSSWQPETDSNFSAVFPIWDIVFGTFRTETRAPQESMELGLEAVRDKRANRLWWLLSSPFFGQLNSNTEESMSSHQDDGLRKGAQRWK